Genomic DNA from Brassica rapa cultivar Chiifu-401-42 chromosome A04, CAAS_Brap_v3.01, whole genome shotgun sequence:
GAACAGATCCGTCGAGGATCAGATCACCGGGGAGTCTGATCTCTGCGTGTAACGGACCTTGGAATCAACAAGTTCGCCGAACTTAGAGAAGGCGGTCTCGAGAGATCTCTCGTCGGTGGCCCATGCAAGACCTCCAACGAAGCACCGGTACTCAACATCAGGGGACGCCATTGAGATAAAAAGGTTTACAGTGAAGAGAGGATGTGTGATGAAATGGAGGAGACGAAGACTCTATTTATAATGTGAGCTGTGATATTTTAACCCAAGGTTAAGATATTTTCTAGGGTTGGGTCGGGTTTAGAGAGACATCGGTTAACTATGGTTAAGGAATGGGAGTTGTTGGGGACACATCACGTGAcactttttttgtttgatgCGCAGATTGGACAGAGAGAGAAAGATATTTTGGTTCACTTGTCTCGAGAAAAATATCCCACTGAGAGAAAAATATCTTGTTGTTCGAAATGACATATTTACCCCCTTAACGTTCATATTGTAGCAGATTGTTTTCGGCTACACAACTACAACCGCGCTATAATTGGGCCGAACCATAGCCCAGAATTAATTATTAGATCgtaaaaatgcaaaaaaaaatgttcacaATGGAATTACGGACCGGAAACTCAACCTTAGACCAACTCTGGCCATATCAACAACGTTATCTGTAttattttttgctaaattatAAATATCATTAAACATAATGAAAATTCGGTTACAATACAGTTGAAACCAATATCTACTTCTCAGCTTATCAGGATTTTGAGGGCTGCAAAAGGTTAAAAAAAACCCACTAGAACCTAGGGGATTAAATCCAAGCTTTCCGACACTGGTGCTTGaagttaataaacattaaaagaCAAAAGACAGCAAGCTAAGCTCCCAATCCTAAGTGCTTCTTGTTCTGGAGAACTAATCAGAAAGCAAGAAAATAGCATGAAGGCAAGTTCAATCGAACACTCACCGAAATGGCTCCAAGCAGGCATCGACGGAACGTCAGGCACACACTCTGGAGCTCCACTGGAGGAGGACGTCGACAAAACCCAAGCTATCGCAGCAGACGACAAAAATATTGGCCCGTATCAACTCCGCTGAAAGTGAAGAACAAGTTACGGTCAAGCGTAGTCGGTCATTTCAGCTTCTCATCCGGCTACGCGACACATAAGATGCGGTGGAGACAACAAGGTCATTTTAACGTTATCTATATTATCTCAAAcctttatgtattttatttcaTGTATGACGGTGAAAGTGATTCTACGGACTATAGATGATGAGTTCTGATGCTGACTTTCGCTCTAGCATCAAGGCTTAGTTAGACTTTCATGAACTTGCAGGTAAATGATCTGAGAGCCAAGTTGGAAGCAGAATTGCTAAGAAGCTTTAACTAATAACTAGCAGACATGTTTTGGGGTTTTTATCTGTGTATCTGCAATAACATTCTCTTTTACTCTATAATCAAAATGAAATCTTGGTTAAGCGATAAATCAACACAAACCGGTGGGGTTTTGATTTTATGCCTACCCATTATCCAAACATACGAAATGTGGACAAACTTGTTTTACTAATGAAATTTTAGCCGATTAATCAAATGTTTCATATACTTAATACaaattatatgatgaaaatgaatTCTTGGTTTAGAGATGAAAAGACCCAAACCGGTGGTTTGATGGTTTTCCTTATAAAAAACAAGTTCAAAAACATAATTACGCTCGCTCTCTTTCACAAAGACGATGGCTCAAATGCCAGGAGGTGATCGAAACAAGAAAcggcaagaagaagaagaagaagtaaagaaAAGCTTCGTCCATCTTCCATACGACCTCACCGAGCATTGCCTCGCAATCACCGCGAGACGTCATTACCCGAATCTCTCTCTCGCCTCCAAATCCTTCCGCCGTATCCTCCGTTCCCCGGAGCTCTACCAAAGACGCTCCACCCTCGGCGTCACCGAACCCGTTCTCTACGCCTCCGTCGGATTCCCTCCCTCCGAAACCCCGAGCTGGCACACTCTCCACCGCGACCACTTTTCTTTACGCCTCCGCAAGATCGCATCACTCCCTTCCCGCCTCCTGACCGCCGTCGCCACGGTCGGAACGGAGATGTACGTTCTCGGCGGAAGCGTCGGCGGGAACCCCACGTCGGACGTGAACCTCATCGACTGCAGATTCCACACGAGCCGCTCGCTCCCGAGAATGAAAAGGGCTCGCAGCCGGGCGGTGGCCGGAGCCATCGACGGGAAGGTGTACGTCATCGGAGGTTGCAGGAAGAAGTCTGATGATTGGGTCGAAGTCTTTGACGTAAAGACTCAAGCTTGGCGCGATATACCAGCTGTCTTGCCACGTGCTCATTGGGAAGGACAGTTCGTGGCATGTGCCGTGATGGACGGCAAGATTTTCGTTTTGGACCCGAGTGCTAGTCCTGGGCATATTATCCGAAACCCGAAAACCAaaccggaaccgaaccgaaaaaacCGGGACCGAAACCGGACCGAAAATTACAAAAACCCGAACGGTTCCTATATTTCTAaatccgaaaaaccgaaaccgaaccgggaccgaaccgagaaccgaacgggtacccgaatattttgaatatattgaattttttattattttaaattttaatatatataaaatataatttataaataaaaaaatatctaaaaaaatccGAACTACCCGAATAACCCGAATATATTTTCGGTTTTTTCCGGGTTTAGCTCAGGTTTTTggggtttttttcggtttttgggttttaaacccgaaccaaacccgaaTTATTTGTGATACGGTTCTATTTcgggttttataaaaaaatagaaacccgacccgaacccgacattatccgaaccgaaccgatccgaaaaatATCCGGTTCCTAAACGGTTCCTAAACATCCCAATCCGAATAACCtgaaaaccgaataaaccgaaccgacccgAACCGAAAACCCGAATGCGCAGCACTACCGAGTGCTACTTGTTTGGTTTTCGATCCCAGTGTAGGTGCTTTGGTGGAGTGGGACGATGGAGGCGAGCTTATGAGTCTGTGGCAAGCGTCGTCGTGTGTGGTTGATGATAAGTTGTATACAATTGATACTGGGCGTTCTCTCAAGTATCCGATCGTTGTGTATGATCCCAAGGCAAAGGTGAAGAGGTGGAAACCAGTTTATGGTGTAAATTTGAGGAGAGATTTGCTTCCTTTTTGATTCTTGGTATGACTCCAAAATGGCGAATCTTGGTGGGAAGTTGTTGATTCTGGTTGGTAATAGCCCCTGGCCTCTTTTTCATTACGGGAGACAAGACGTGTGGTGCGTAGAGATTGCTTTGGAAAGACACGGAGATGATATTTGGGGGCATGTTGAATCAACTATGCTGGTGCTTACATCACATAACTGGCCTTCCATTGAACTTTCTCGAACTCTTACAATATGATGATGCTCTTGAGATGGGGTTTCTTGCAGGTACGTAACTATGGTAAATTCTGAGCTTGCAGATGAAGGATTATTAGTTCAAGTCTCAAGGCTTAGTTATGTTTTCATTAACTTTGCAGGTGAAGgaacttttttttattgcatCTACTGTTTTAGCAGCTTCTTAATATGAGAGAATATATGAAACAAGCAGCTCTTATCTGACACCTCAAGAGTAATTCTTCCTTCTTAAAACTCTGTGCATAGTGTGAATACTCTTTACAGATTTGGCCTTGAGTAACCATTGTTGTAGCTGCCTCTTGTACATATATACTTCCCAAAAACTTGTTGAAATGCATCTATGGTTTgctatgttttaaattatttttgtttgcttttaGATATAATTCATCTGCGAGTAATCACCATCATACATGCAAAAAACATCCCACGTGCTTCTACTAAATGCGTAATATGAAATCttggtttagaaaaaaaaacagagcaaatggtttaatattttaaaatattataattttatttaatttatacctaaaataacataataacCGTTAAGGTTCTCAGTCATGATTTGGTTCAAAAGCCAAATATATGTTTGTTATGAAACTAAAAATTTTCTACCCCTTTTTTCTTATACGAAAGccacaaaaacaaataaataatcaaatatatttatcaaccaATCAAACTAAATAACAAACCTCAGATATCCAGTTATGTcatattagttattttaaaatcataatatttgaTATTCAAGTTTGAAGCAGAGTAGCTAAGAGCAACATTATCGGACAGAAGTCcttagaatcttttttttttcttttttagtttttttttatgttaaccAATCGCGGACCACTACGTGTCGTGGGGCCCGCAAACAGTGCAGAGGACGCAGCAAGGACGTTCTTTATTCAACGACTTCTCTCCTTTGTCCCTTCTTGGTTTTGCCAAATTGTGGTCCCCCCTCCCCTAAGGACACCAACAAGGACGACCAATAATGTTGGTATAAGAAGCTGTAACTGATAAGTTTATAACTCTTGCAGAATTAGCTatgtttttttgtgttttttgtgTATGTACGTACCACTAACATTCTATTTTACTATATGATCAAAATGAAATATCGGTTTAGAGATGAATCAACACAAACCGGTTTGTTTTGACGTTTTGATTTCAAAACAAATCTTGGTTTAGAGATGAAAGCTTGTTGGCTTCCTTATAAATACACAAGGAGCGAAGCCAAGCTAAGCGATCAGCaacttttttcttcaaaaaccaAAGCTTTCTGTTATCTCATTCGCTTCAGCTGACTGACTTGACAAGACGATGGCTCAAATTCCCGGCGGCGGCGATGCAAACAAGAAACCGCAAGAAGAACCAGTTCTCTACGCCTCCATCGGGTTCCCTCCTTCCGAAAGCCCGAGCTGGTACACTCTCCACCGAGACAACGTTTCTTTAACCTTGCGCAAGATCCAAGAACCATTACCTTCGAGGCTCCTGAGCGCCGTCGTCACAATCGGAACAGAGATGTACGTACTCGGTGGAAGCGTCGGAGGAAACGCCACGTCGGACGTGACTCTCATAGACTGCAGACTCCGGACGTCTCAGCCCCTCCCGAGCATGAGAAGGGCTCGCAGACACGCGGTGGCCGGAGCCATCGACGGGAAGATATACGTTATCGGAGGGTGCAGGAAGAAGTCTTATGACTGGGTCGAAGTCCTTGACGTCAAGACTCGGAGCTGGCGTGCTGTCCCTGGCGTCTTGCCTCACGCTCACTGGGAAGGACAGTTCGTGACATGCGCCGTGATGGACGACAAGATCTTCGTTCTGGACCCGAGTGCTACTTGTTTGGTTTTCGATCCCAGTGTAGGCGCTTTGGTCGAATGGGACGATGGAGTTGAGATGAGGAGTTTGTGGCAAGCGTCGTCTTGTGTGGTCGATGATATGTTGTATACCGTTGATCCTGGGTGTTCTCTTAAGCATCCGATAGTTGTGTATGATCCTAAGGCAGAGGATAGGAGGTGGAGACCAGTGTATGGTGTAGATTTGAAGAAAGATTTGCCTCCTTTTGATTCTTGGTATGACTCCAAAATGGCGAATCATGGTGGGAAGTTGGTGGTTCTGCTCGGTAGTAACCCCTGGCCTTGTTTTCATCACGGGAGACAAGACGTGTGGTGCGTAGAGATCGCTTTGGAAAGACAGGGAGATGATATCTCGGGGCATGTCGAGTCAACCACGCTGGTGCTTAAATCACGGAAGTGGCCTTCCATTGAGCTTTCTCGATCTGTTACTCTTTGATGATGCTTGAGATGTGGTTTCTTGCAGGTACGTGTCTCTGTGATAAGTAAAAGGCGTTGTCTTTTTAAGTCTCAAGGCTTAGTTTTGTTTTCATGAACTTGCAGGTGAAGGATCTTTTATTGCATCTACTGTTTAAGCAGTTTGTTGATATGATGAgagcaaaataaatatgaagCAAAGTGTCTGTCGTCTGACACCTCAAGAGTAACTCATCCTTCTTAACCTTTGTGGCATTAGTGTGGATATTCTTTACAGATTTCGCCTTGAGTAGATTTCCTTTTGGTTTAAAACGGATAAGACCATTCTTTTTAGCTGCCTTTTGTAAATAGATACTTCTTGTTGAAACGCATCTTTGGTTATCTGTGtgtttacatatataataactCCTCTGCGAGTAATCACAATTAGACAATTTCAAGTAGCACACTGTTTACAAATGCTATACTATTCTTATGGAAGATTTCTTCAGCTGCATGGTAGGCCTAGGCCATTCTTTTATTGCGTCACTGTAACATTCTTACGAAACTTATTTGTTGAAATGCATCTTTTTTTAAGCTTATAATTCATCTCCAAGTAACCACAATTAGATATAATGCACCTATTGAGGTTGTTGATGTATTGCAAGAGGATGTTGTTGGATCTCCCCGGCCACGACTAACTCATGCGTAGACTGAATTTTAAGTTTGAATAAATATTGGGATTcctaccaaaaaaacaaaaaccagtCTGCTTCTACTAGACGAGCAAAATGAAATCTTGTTTTGgagaataaagaaaacaaaaccagTTTAGACATCCTTAAGTTGGACCCAAATAAGATAAATTAGGATTTGAAACAAGGCCCGCCAGAAAGCAAAAATATAGGTCCCACCGAGAATTGAACTCGGGTTACTAGATTCAGAGTCTAATGTCCTAACCGCTAGACCATGGGACCATTTGTGTTGTAAATTAAGAATACTACTTTCTATCTTCCTGTTGCTCTGTTTGTCTCTTTAAGCTTTAGATTCTCTTGTACTTGTTTTAAGGTTAGATTTTTCCAGGACATGGGTATTCTTTATGCGGGCAATTGGAAACATGTTAGTCAACTTTCCGTCTTTACTAACCAATAGCCTCTACAAGAAAATCCGACAAGTGGTTAAAAGGCCTGAAGTGGTTAAAATCCGACAAGTACACACCATTATGGTTGACAACAGAGTTAACTACTGATGAAGAATCTGAGAGGAGAGTGAGAGACAAAGGGGAGGGAAGAGATAAATTCGAAGATGGTCTTTGACTCTTGAGGATTGGATTCTGAAGGGTG
This window encodes:
- the LOC103864424 gene encoding putative F-box/kelch-repeat protein At2g29810, translating into MAQMPGGDRNKKRQEEEEEVKKSFVHLPYDLTEHCLAITARRHYPNLSLASKSFRRILRSPELYQRRSTLGVTEPVLYASVGFPPSETPSWHTLHRDHFSLRLRKIASLPSRLLTAVATVGTEMYVLGGSVGGNPTSDVNLIDCRFHTSRSLPRMKRARSRAVAGAIDGKVYVIGGCRKKSDDWVEVFDVKTQAWRDIPAVLPRAHWEGQFVACAVMDGKIFVLDPSASPGHIIRNPKTKPEPNRKNRDRNRTENYKNPNGSYISKSEKPKPNRDRTENRTGTRICFLFDSWYDSKMANLGGKLLILVGNSPWPLFHYGRQDVWCVEIALERHGDDIWGHVESTMLVLTSHNWPSIELSRTLTI
- the LOC103864425 gene encoding putative F-box/kelch-repeat protein At2g29810; this translates as MAQIPGGGDANKKPQEEPVLYASIGFPPSESPSWYTLHRDNVSLTLRKIQEPLPSRLLSAVVTIGTEMYVLGGSVGGNATSDVTLIDCRLRTSQPLPSMRRARRHAVAGAIDGKIYVIGGCRKKSYDWVEVLDVKTRSWRAVPGVLPHAHWEGQFVTCAVMDDKIFVLDPSATCLVFDPSVGALVEWDDGVEMRSLWQASSCVVDDMLYTVDPGCSLKHPIVVYDPKAEDRRWRPVYGVDLKKDLPPFDSWYDSKMANHGGKLVVLLGSNPWPCFHHGRQDVWCVEIALERQGDDISGHVESTTLVLKSRKWPSIELSRSVTL